The nucleotide sequence GCCGCCTAGAAATCTTGGTAGCTTGATGGTGTAAAACTTCATCTTCCCATCCCTCCTCCGCAAACTGAACCCTTACGATTCCAATATATGCGGATACGATTTTGTCCTATGACAGACGAAAATCAATAAGTTAGCGAAGAGAAGAAATTGCTGCCGCACGATCTTTCTGCCCAAATACATAAGTGCCTGCAACGAGTGAATTTGCTCCTGCTTCCTTCACAAGCGCTGCCGTTTCCCCATTAATTCCTCCATCAACTTGAATGTAGATGTCAGTTCGACTACTCGCTTCAAGCATCTCACGTAGCTTCCGAAGCTTAGGTAGCATAGATGGCAAGAAAGCTTGACCGCCAAATCCAGGATTGATCGTCATAATAAGGACCAAGTCGATTTGGTCCAGTACATATTCGAGTACAGAAAGCGGTGTATGTGGATTAAGTGCAACCCCTGCCTTCATGCCGAGCTCTTTAATTTGTGATAATGTTCGTTCCAAATGAACACATGCTTCTGCATGGACCGTAATCCGATCTGCACCTGCTGCTGCTAAAGCCGGAAACAGCTGTTCCGGAT is from Candidatus Cohnella colombiensis and encodes:
- the rpe gene encoding ribulose-phosphate 3-epimerase, which codes for MTVIAPSILAADFSRLGEEIQDIDRGGADWIHIDIMDGHFVPNLTFGPPIISNIRPVTQCFFDVHLMVEHPEQLFPALAAAGADRITVHAEACVHLERTLSQIKELGMKAGVALNPHTPLSVLEYVLDQIDLVLIMTINPGFGGQAFLPSMLPKLRKLREMLEASSRTDIYIQVDGGINGETAALVKEAGANSLVAGTYVFGQKDRAAAISSLR
- the spoVM gene encoding stage V sporulation protein SpoVM codes for the protein MKFYTIKLPRFLGGFVKAILNTFHKN